One Lacticaseibacillus rhamnosus genomic window carries:
- a CDS encoding GMP reductase, with amino-acid sequence MQIFDYEDIQMIPNKCVVRSRKEVDTSVKFGPHTFKIPVVPANMQTIIDEPLAIWLAEHDYFYIMHRFQPERRMDFVRDMKKRGLIASISVGVKDEEFDFIEALAANDLTPDYVTIDIAHGHAQIVIDMIQHIKHYLPKTFVIAGNVGTPEAVRELENAGADATKVGIGPGKVCITKLKTGFGTGGWQLAAVRWCAKAARKPIIADGGIRNNGDIAKSIRFGATMCMIGSLFAGHEETPGKHVTIDGKEYQEYYGSASEYQKGTHHNVEGKKILLPVKGKIGDTLKEMQEDLQSAVSYAGGRDLEALTKVDYVIVKNSIFNGDQY; translated from the coding sequence ATGCAGATTTTTGATTACGAAGATATTCAAATGATTCCCAACAAATGTGTGGTGCGCTCACGTAAAGAGGTTGATACCAGCGTGAAATTTGGCCCACACACGTTTAAAATTCCGGTTGTTCCTGCCAATATGCAGACCATCATTGATGAACCTTTGGCGATCTGGCTGGCCGAACACGATTACTTCTATATTATGCATCGCTTTCAGCCAGAGCGGCGCATGGATTTTGTCCGCGACATGAAAAAGCGCGGTTTGATCGCGTCAATTAGTGTTGGCGTTAAGGATGAAGAATTTGATTTTATCGAAGCGCTGGCTGCTAACGATTTGACGCCAGATTATGTGACCATTGACATTGCCCACGGTCACGCCCAAATCGTCATTGACATGATTCAGCATATCAAACACTATTTGCCAAAAACGTTTGTGATCGCTGGTAATGTCGGAACGCCTGAAGCTGTTCGTGAACTGGAAAATGCCGGCGCCGATGCAACGAAAGTCGGCATCGGTCCCGGTAAGGTCTGCATTACCAAGCTCAAGACCGGTTTCGGGACAGGCGGTTGGCAACTTGCAGCTGTCCGTTGGTGCGCTAAAGCAGCGCGTAAACCCATCATCGCAGACGGCGGTATCCGTAACAATGGCGACATTGCCAAGTCCATTCGCTTCGGTGCCACCATGTGCATGATTGGTTCTCTATTTGCAGGCCATGAAGAAACGCCTGGTAAGCACGTCACCATTGATGGCAAAGAATATCAGGAATATTACGGTTCAGCTTCCGAGTATCAAAAAGGCACCCATCATAACGTTGAAGGCAAAAAAATCCTGCTGCCAGTTAAGGGTAAGATCGGCGATACATTAAAGGAAATGCAAGAAGATTTACAATCCGCTGTTTCCTATGCCGGTGGTCGCGATCTGGAAGCTTTAACCAAGGTCGATTATGTCATTGTCAAAAACTCGATTTTCAATGGTGATCAATACTAA
- the rpsN gene encoding 30S ribosomal protein S14 yields MAKKSKIAKEKKIEATIAKYAPLRAKYKAEHNYAALQALPRNASPVRAHSRDELDGRPHAYMRKFKMSRLNFRDLAHKGQIPGVRKASW; encoded by the coding sequence ATGGCTAAGAAGTCAAAGATTGCCAAAGAAAAAAAGATCGAAGCGACGATTGCCAAGTACGCTCCGCTGCGTGCCAAGTACAAGGCCGAGCATAATTATGCTGCTTTGCAGGCGTTACCGCGGAATGCTTCCCCTGTTCGCGCACACAGCCGTGATGAACTTGACGGTCGGCCACATGCTTACATGCGTAAATTCAAAATGTCACGCTTGAACTTCCGCGATTTGGCTCACAAAGGTCAAATTCCCGGTGTTCGCAAGGCATCATGGTAA
- a CDS encoding copper homeostasis protein CutC: MLREVAVENYTDIPKALAAGADRIELNDNLAVGGTTVSKGVMAESAKYVHEHGRSLVTMIRPRGGNFVYNDTELKIMEADLFEAQALGVDGVAFGALLPDGTIDEDAMTSLIAASAGMSVVFHMAFDAIPETKQLAAIDWLAAHHVDRILTHGGPLSTPIETTLPHLQALIAHAAEKQITILPGGGITSQNAATISEQLGVKELHGTKLIAF; the protein is encoded by the coding sequence ATGTTACGAGAAGTTGCTGTTGAAAACTATACCGACATTCCCAAGGCACTTGCTGCAGGCGCTGATCGAATTGAACTCAATGATAATTTGGCGGTTGGTGGGACGACCGTTTCCAAAGGTGTGATGGCTGAAAGTGCCAAGTATGTCCATGAACATGGTCGCAGCCTCGTCACTATGATTCGGCCGCGCGGAGGCAATTTTGTTTACAATGACACCGAGTTGAAAATCATGGAAGCCGATTTATTCGAGGCGCAGGCACTTGGCGTTGATGGCGTTGCATTCGGTGCCTTACTGCCGGACGGGACAATTGATGAAGATGCCATGACGAGTTTGATCGCAGCAAGCGCCGGTATGAGTGTTGTCTTCCACATGGCTTTTGATGCCATTCCCGAAACCAAGCAGCTGGCCGCCATTGACTGGCTAGCCGCACATCACGTTGATCGGATTTTGACGCATGGTGGCCCACTATCAACGCCAATTGAAACAACCTTGCCACATCTACAGGCGCTGATCGCCCATGCAGCGGAAAAACAAATCACGATTCTTCCCGGCGGCGGCATCACTAGCCAAAATGCCGCTACTATCAGCGAACAATTAGGCGTTAAGGAGCTTCATGGCACCAAATTGATCGCCTTCTAG
- a CDS encoding magnesium transporter CorA family protein yields MLSIYRFDDKTGRLNPQSRISPGVWINVVNPTPKEREQLQTKANLSEAFLLYGLDPDEGARYEYDEDNDSHLFIFDMPVVTRDARKKVVYETAPLAIIITNIAVITINEEPIPLLSLFSEGKISNFNPQHQNRTVLQILYQISISYLTYLRDLNKAREANENKLQRNLRNEELYGLMGIQRSLVYFMMSLRTDRNVLEQLKRTNPLHLNEDDQDLLEDTIIENQQAVEMAQISNSIINETADTYSSIINNNMNGVMKFLTSYSILLTIPTLVFSFYGMNVHLPLADMKVSWIITIAISIAIAMVLAFQFWRNKFF; encoded by the coding sequence ATGCTTTCAATTTATCGTTTCGATGACAAAACCGGCCGGCTAAATCCACAATCGCGGATCAGTCCCGGCGTCTGGATCAATGTGGTCAACCCCACCCCAAAAGAACGGGAACAATTGCAGACTAAAGCCAATCTATCAGAAGCATTCCTACTATATGGCCTTGATCCGGATGAAGGCGCACGGTATGAGTATGATGAAGACAATGACAGCCACTTGTTTATTTTTGACATGCCCGTTGTTACCCGTGACGCCCGAAAAAAAGTAGTTTATGAAACGGCTCCGCTTGCCATTATTATTACAAATATTGCGGTGATTACGATTAACGAAGAACCGATACCGTTGCTGAGCCTTTTTTCGGAAGGCAAAATAAGCAACTTCAATCCGCAACATCAAAATCGCACCGTCTTACAGATACTGTATCAGATCTCGATCAGTTACCTGACCTACCTGCGCGATCTCAACAAAGCCCGCGAAGCCAACGAAAATAAACTTCAACGCAACTTGCGCAACGAAGAACTTTACGGATTAATGGGCATTCAACGCTCCTTGGTTTACTTTATGATGAGTCTGCGAACCGACCGTAATGTCCTGGAACAACTCAAACGCACCAACCCATTGCATCTAAACGAAGATGATCAGGATCTTCTGGAAGATACCATCATCGAAAATCAGCAAGCGGTTGAAATGGCGCAGATTAGCAATTCCATTATTAACGAAACGGCTGATACTTATTCGTCAATCATTAACAATAACATGAATGGCGTCATGAAATTTCTGACATCCTATTCAATCTTACTGACCATTCCCACGTTGGTCTTTTCATTTTATGGCATGAATGTCCACTTGCCACTAGCAGATATGAAGGTGAGCTGGATCATCACGATTGCCATTTCAATTGCGATTGCGATGGTTCTTGCCTTTCAATTTTGGCGAAACAAATTTTTCTAA
- a CDS encoding CYTH domain-containing protein produces MSISREQEFKTCLSKNAFLALLNYFDFEPAFSQMNTYYDTADGAVKAARLGLRIRQFADHAEQTLKVPNESTQRDLEEITDPLSLVEAQKLIEQGELKSGQVTQALAARGIDPATVAPQTQAKTTRRLAHLPAGLLTLDQTFYIDQTSDFELEMEYQNLAVAQKFYDDLLRHFHIKKQPVINKVQRAYMHVHDSQAK; encoded by the coding sequence ATGTCTATTTCCCGCGAGCAGGAATTCAAAACTTGTTTAAGCAAAAATGCTTTCTTAGCGCTTTTGAATTATTTTGATTTTGAACCGGCCTTTAGCCAAATGAACACCTATTATGACACAGCTGACGGTGCTGTCAAAGCAGCGCGGCTTGGTTTGCGTATCCGTCAGTTTGCCGACCATGCGGAACAAACCCTTAAAGTACCTAATGAAAGTACCCAGCGCGACTTAGAAGAAATCACCGATCCATTGAGTTTAGTGGAGGCACAGAAACTAATCGAACAAGGCGAGCTCAAATCAGGCCAAGTGACTCAGGCTCTGGCTGCCCGGGGGATTGATCCGGCAACGGTTGCTCCTCAAACCCAAGCCAAGACAACCAGAAGACTTGCCCATTTGCCGGCTGGTTTGTTAACGCTCGATCAGACCTTTTATATCGACCAGACTTCTGATTTTGAACTGGAAATGGAGTATCAGAATCTTGCTGTAGCGCAAAAATTTTACGATGATTTACTACGCCATTTTCACATAAAAAAACAACCCGTTATTAATAAGGTGCAACGTGCATACATGCATGTGCACGATTCACAAGCTAAATAA
- a CDS encoding PTS glucitol/sorbitol transporter subunit IIA, with protein MQFTATITAIGKDALSSKDPMIILFGPEATDALRDVAVIQQFDDPAALSQFSIQAGDRLTIDGTAFTMTYVGQLAISNLKTIGHVTLLFQDVPAEKPMQNAIYLKPTQRPAFRVGTTLTYNTQA; from the coding sequence ATGCAATTTACGGCAACGATCACTGCCATTGGTAAAGACGCTTTAAGTTCAAAAGATCCCATGATTATTTTATTTGGCCCGGAAGCCACAGATGCACTGCGCGATGTTGCAGTGATTCAGCAGTTTGATGATCCCGCGGCCTTATCCCAATTCTCCATTCAGGCGGGGGATCGGCTGACGATTGACGGGACAGCTTTCACCATGACTTACGTGGGCCAGTTAGCCATCAGCAATTTGAAGACAATCGGTCACGTCACCTTATTATTCCAAGACGTACCAGCCGAAAAGCCAATGCAAAATGCCATTTATCTCAAACCCACCCAACGGCCGGCATTTCGTGTTGGAACAACATTGACCTATAACACGCAAGCTTAG
- a CDS encoding lactonase family protein, whose protein sequence is MKQRLLLGGYTRHGGAGIYTGTFDDTQGQLTAPQPYITDLGSPTYLAVSDDHILYAVDAEGDQGGVASYDLNVNPPKLINRVLQPGSSPAHISIDENRQLVYASNYHEGRINVYKINRDHSLTATDEIVHTGNGPRPEQDGAHVHFAAVTPDFQRLAVADLGNDTLTTYTISDAGKLGDPVVFHAEPGFGPRHIAFNHNNPVAYLLGELSSQVSILSYDAATGSFELIATLPTIPEDYTDHNGAAAIRLSSDQRFLYVSNRGFNSLTVFAVSPDGRNLSQLQQISTAGDFPRDFNFDLTERYVLAVNQNTSNGTLYSRDSKTGLLTEEQRDIPTPEAVNVLFLATK, encoded by the coding sequence ATGAAACAAAGACTCTTGTTAGGCGGTTATACCCGTCACGGCGGTGCTGGTATTTATACTGGTACGTTTGACGACACACAAGGCCAATTAACTGCCCCGCAACCGTATATTACCGATTTAGGTTCCCCTACTTATTTAGCCGTTTCAGATGACCATATTTTATATGCGGTTGATGCTGAAGGGGATCAAGGCGGTGTAGCCAGTTATGATCTCAACGTTAATCCTCCTAAGCTGATTAATCGCGTTTTACAACCCGGCTCTTCTCCTGCCCACATCTCAATCGATGAAAATCGTCAACTTGTATACGCGAGCAATTATCATGAAGGGCGCATCAACGTCTATAAGATCAACCGTGATCATAGCTTAACTGCGACAGACGAAATTGTGCACACCGGTAACGGTCCGCGTCCGGAACAAGACGGCGCCCATGTCCATTTCGCTGCCGTGACGCCAGATTTTCAACGCTTGGCAGTCGCTGATCTTGGTAATGACACTTTGACCACTTACACGATTAGTGATGCTGGCAAGCTTGGCGATCCCGTTGTCTTCCACGCTGAACCTGGGTTTGGTCCGCGCCATATTGCATTTAATCATAACAATCCGGTTGCTTATTTACTTGGGGAACTCTCGAGTCAGGTCAGCATCTTAAGCTATGATGCTGCCACCGGAAGTTTTGAACTTATTGCTACCTTACCGACTATTCCGGAAGATTATACGGATCATAATGGTGCCGCAGCTATTCGCCTAAGCAGTGATCAACGGTTCCTATATGTTTCAAATCGCGGCTTCAATAGTTTAACCGTTTTTGCTGTCAGTCCGGATGGTCGCAACTTATCACAACTGCAACAAATCAGTACCGCCGGCGATTTTCCACGTGATTTCAACTTCGACCTCACCGAACGCTATGTCTTGGCAGTTAATCAAAACACTAGCAACGGGACTTTATACAGCCGGGATTCTAAAACCGGGCTGCTAACCGAAGAACAGCGCGATATTCCAACTCCGGAAGCCGTTAACGTTTTGTTTCTGGCAACCAAATAG
- a CDS encoding RluA family pseudouridine synthase, whose amino-acid sequence MRFEWQYEGPPLKLAAFLKQQGFSRAQLKKLRYQGGFIFVNKRQRHTAYPLRNGDRILVQTAPEQAAASVVPYEHEFPICYEDDDYLVVNKPAGVASIPAVGRRNDSMANMVKAYLIKTHAESQAVHVVTRLDRDTSGLMVFAKHSLAHSLLDRQLHSENFLKQYLALVTSKSLLSAHGWIILPIGVSTGFYMRRVVSETGKPSVTEYQTLAQNSHAAAVLVTLHTGRTHQIRVHFAAIGHPLFGDDLYNRQADDFKRQALHCAHLRFWQPLQKQWVDLHAPLPTDMAKLSDHLHLPVVY is encoded by the coding sequence ATGCGATTTGAATGGCAATACGAGGGACCGCCGCTCAAATTGGCGGCTTTTTTAAAACAACAGGGTTTCTCCCGGGCCCAACTTAAAAAGCTGCGTTATCAAGGCGGCTTTATTTTTGTTAATAAACGGCAGCGGCATACAGCTTATCCGCTGCGAAACGGCGATCGGATTCTGGTCCAAACCGCGCCTGAGCAAGCCGCCGCTAGTGTTGTCCCGTATGAACATGAATTTCCGATTTGTTATGAAGACGATGATTACTTGGTCGTTAATAAGCCTGCCGGGGTAGCATCGATTCCAGCAGTTGGCCGGCGAAATGACAGCATGGCCAATATGGTTAAGGCATATTTGATTAAGACCCATGCAGAAAGTCAGGCAGTTCATGTTGTCACGCGGCTAGATCGCGACACCAGCGGCTTAATGGTGTTTGCTAAGCATAGTTTGGCGCACAGTTTGCTGGATCGGCAATTGCACAGCGAGAATTTTTTAAAACAGTACTTGGCGCTGGTGACGAGTAAGTCATTGCTGTCCGCACATGGCTGGATTATATTGCCAATTGGTGTCAGCACAGGATTTTACATGCGCCGTGTCGTCAGTGAGACCGGTAAGCCATCTGTGACTGAATATCAAACACTTGCGCAAAATTCGCACGCCGCCGCGGTACTGGTAACGTTACACACAGGCCGTACCCATCAGATTCGCGTTCATTTTGCCGCGATCGGACATCCGTTGTTTGGCGATGATCTGTATAATCGGCAAGCTGATGATTTCAAGCGGCAAGCCTTGCATTGCGCGCATTTGCGGTTTTGGCAGCCGTTGCAAAAACAGTGGGTCGATTTGCATGCACCGTTACCAACTGACATGGCAAAGCTTAGCGACCACTTGCATTTACCAGTTGTTTATTAG
- a CDS encoding NAD kinase, which translates to MRVTVFHNSIPASIKAAQKLLKLLKNGHFELDERHPQVVITIGGDGTLLSAFHRYADQLDTIRFIGVHTGHLGFYTDWRDFEIEDLVIALKEDSGQSVSYPLLDVRAIYADATSAHYLALNEATLKRLNGTMRTEVYIKGDFFESFRGDGLCVSTPTGSTAYSKSNGGAVIHPRLDALQITEIASINNRVFRTLSSPIITAPDEWVTLEPTGRDDYVMTVDQFVINPPTIKQIRYKIAKERIHFARYRHMHFWDRVEDAFIGAKH; encoded by the coding sequence ATGCGTGTGACAGTTTTTCATAACAGCATACCTGCTTCAATTAAAGCAGCGCAGAAACTACTTAAGTTATTAAAAAATGGCCATTTTGAACTCGATGAGCGCCATCCTCAAGTTGTGATCACCATTGGCGGCGATGGCACGCTGCTGTCAGCCTTTCACCGTTATGCCGACCAATTGGATACGATTCGCTTTATCGGCGTGCATACAGGGCATTTAGGCTTTTATACGGACTGGCGTGATTTTGAAATTGAGGATTTAGTCATTGCTTTAAAAGAAGACTCAGGCCAAAGTGTCAGTTATCCGCTATTAGATGTTCGGGCGATTTATGCAGATGCTACGAGTGCCCATTATTTGGCGCTGAATGAGGCAACACTGAAGCGTCTGAATGGCACGATGCGGACAGAAGTTTATATTAAAGGCGACTTTTTTGAAAGTTTTCGCGGGGATGGGCTGTGCGTCTCGACACCGACCGGATCAACTGCCTATAGTAAGTCAAATGGCGGGGCCGTGATTCATCCGCGTCTTGATGCCTTACAAATTACAGAGATTGCCTCAATCAATAACCGGGTTTTCCGGACCCTCAGTTCACCGATTATTACCGCACCAGATGAATGGGTCACTTTGGAACCAACCGGGCGGGATGATTATGTGATGACAGTTGACCAGTTTGTGATTAATCCGCCGACGATTAAGCAGATTCGTTATAAAATTGCAAAAGAGCGCATTCACTTTGCCCGTTATCGGCACATGCATTTTTGGGACCGTGTGGAGGATGCGTTTATTGGAGCAAAACATTAA
- a CDS encoding FAD:protein FMN transferase, producing the protein MRKIFIGLIAFMGLLTLAGCQKKTQATYLKTPYTRNEFVMGTTCTLTIYDKGKKSALKDGFAMIHHVDAEATLTRGGSVLDKINANAGVKPVKVPKDFMPLLEKAYYFSKNSNGSFDMAIGAVTNLWQIGLPGARVPAQSEITQALPLVNWRDVKLDTKNNTAYLTKKGMRLDFGGIAKGWVADKVREVLRKDGVTAAIIDLGGNVVVMGHSPLGAKRDWHVGIQDPTAARGTAVGTIPESNESIVTAGTYEQYLISHGHKYIYLFDPKTGYPYDNNLASVTIVSKNSVDGDALSNAAFDKGLKDGLQYMNAKNSQHIQAIFITNDKKIYLTNGLKKQFKFDADSGYHKGNF; encoded by the coding sequence ATGCGTAAAATATTCATCGGTCTCATTGCTTTCATGGGACTTTTAACATTAGCCGGGTGCCAAAAGAAAACACAGGCGACCTATCTAAAAACGCCATATACACGTAATGAATTCGTCATGGGGACAACATGTACGCTTACCATTTACGATAAAGGCAAAAAGTCAGCTTTAAAAGATGGTTTTGCGATGATCCATCATGTTGACGCCGAAGCTACCTTGACTCGTGGCGGTTCAGTGCTTGATAAAATCAACGCCAATGCCGGTGTCAAGCCTGTCAAGGTTCCAAAAGATTTTATGCCGCTACTGGAAAAGGCCTATTATTTCTCCAAAAACTCAAATGGCAGTTTTGACATGGCAATCGGTGCTGTTACCAATCTCTGGCAAATCGGGCTGCCTGGTGCGCGTGTTCCCGCACAAAGCGAAATCACCCAAGCATTGCCGCTCGTTAACTGGCGCGATGTCAAGCTTGACACCAAAAACAACACGGCCTACCTAACCAAAAAAGGGATGCGGCTTGACTTTGGCGGTATTGCCAAAGGTTGGGTTGCCGACAAGGTTCGCGAAGTCTTGCGTAAAGATGGGGTGACCGCCGCCATTATTGATCTTGGCGGTAATGTCGTGGTCATGGGTCATTCACCACTTGGAGCGAAACGTGATTGGCATGTCGGGATTCAAGACCCGACAGCCGCGCGCGGTACTGCCGTTGGGACAATCCCGGAAAGCAACGAATCCATCGTCACTGCCGGCACATATGAGCAATACCTAATCTCGCACGGTCACAAATATATCTATCTCTTTGATCCCAAAACCGGTTACCCATACGACAACAATCTGGCCTCGGTCACCATTGTTTCCAAAAACAGCGTGGACGGGGATGCCTTGTCAAACGCCGCTTTTGACAAGGGGCTCAAGGATGGCTTACAGTACATGAATGCCAAAAACAGTCAGCACATTCAAGCCATCTTTATCACCAACGACAAAAAGATTTACTTAACTAACGGACTCAAGAAACAATTTAAGTTCGATGCTGATTCCGGCTATCATAAAGGGAATTTTTAA
- a CDS encoding undecaprenyl-diphosphate phosphatase: protein MFDIIKAVIIGIVEGLTEFLPISSTGHIDLVDQVVKLSQGRQFMNMFEYVIQFGAILAVILLYFNKLNPFSKPTVQAQKDTWQLWAKVIIAVLPSVVVGLPLNDWMDKHLHTPLVVATTLILYGVLFIVLENYLKNKQAHITSLADITYQTALLIGLFQVLSIVPGTSRSGATILGALLIGTSRYVATEFSFFLAIPTMVGVSILKIGKYLLQGNGFTGEQWVVLLTGSVVSFLVAIVAIKWLLKFVQTHDFKPFGWYRIILGAIVLLVMFL, encoded by the coding sequence ATGTTTGATATTATCAAGGCCGTGATTATCGGCATTGTCGAGGGGCTGACAGAATTTCTGCCGATTAGCTCCACCGGCCACATTGATCTGGTTGACCAGGTCGTTAAGTTGTCGCAAGGACGGCAATTTATGAACATGTTCGAATACGTCATTCAGTTTGGGGCAATCTTAGCGGTTATTTTGCTTTACTTCAATAAATTAAACCCATTTTCCAAACCGACTGTCCAGGCGCAAAAAGATACTTGGCAGTTATGGGCCAAAGTCATCATTGCGGTGCTGCCATCTGTCGTTGTCGGCTTACCGCTCAATGACTGGATGGACAAACATCTACATACACCACTCGTTGTCGCAACGACTTTGATCCTTTACGGGGTTTTATTCATTGTTTTGGAAAATTACCTCAAGAATAAGCAGGCGCACATTACAAGTTTGGCCGACATCACCTATCAAACCGCTTTGTTAATCGGCTTGTTCCAGGTTCTGTCAATTGTTCCGGGGACTTCCCGCTCTGGTGCCACCATTTTGGGGGCCTTATTGATTGGGACATCGCGCTATGTTGCGACAGAGTTCTCTTTCTTCTTGGCTATTCCGACCATGGTTGGCGTTTCTATCTTAAAAATTGGCAAGTATTTGTTGCAAGGCAATGGCTTTACCGGCGAGCAATGGGTTGTGTTACTAACCGGCTCAGTCGTGTCCTTCTTAGTCGCCATCGTTGCTATCAAATGGCTGCTTAAATTCGTCCAAACGCACGACTTCAAACCGTTTGGCTGGTATCGAATCATTCTGGGTGCCATCGTGTTACTTGTGATGTTTCTTTAA
- a CDS encoding methyltransferase domain-containing protein — protein MRKREAKIELAAQQTPLFACPVCAQPMQVKAGSLICSKGHRRDFSRKGTVNFLNQQVATEYTATMLAARRRMLTAGLFTPFLDAMAAKLVPHQRLLDVGCGEGTPTAYLAHQKQQMAVGFDISAPAINLAGSLAAPVLFAVADLAHLPFVNDAFDTVIDIFSPGNYREFRRVLRPTGQLLKIIPRAGYLKELREGLYSGTRKAEYDNQPVRERFLAAFPQATIQSITYDFPLVADQFTDLMTMTPLSWQAPAERRQVMLTNPPKSIHIEVDLLTVSNLVK, from the coding sequence ATGCGAAAACGTGAAGCAAAAATTGAATTGGCGGCTCAACAAACGCCTTTATTTGCGTGTCCGGTGTGCGCTCAGCCAATGCAGGTCAAAGCCGGATCGCTTATTTGTTCTAAAGGACACCGGCGCGATTTCAGTCGTAAAGGGACCGTGAACTTCTTGAATCAACAAGTCGCGACTGAATATACAGCTACGATGCTAGCAGCCAGACGGCGAATGTTGACGGCGGGATTGTTTACACCGTTTTTGGACGCTATGGCAGCTAAATTAGTCCCGCATCAGCGCCTATTAGATGTTGGTTGCGGTGAGGGGACACCAACTGCTTACTTGGCTCACCAAAAGCAACAGATGGCAGTCGGTTTCGATATTTCAGCACCGGCAATTAACTTAGCGGGTAGTTTGGCAGCGCCAGTATTATTTGCCGTGGCCGATTTGGCGCACCTACCATTTGTCAACGATGCTTTTGACACGGTTATCGACATTTTCTCGCCAGGCAACTACCGGGAGTTTCGGCGCGTATTACGACCAACAGGACAGCTGCTGAAGATTATTCCACGCGCCGGCTATTTAAAAGAGTTGCGTGAAGGGTTATATTCTGGAACACGTAAGGCTGAATATGATAACCAGCCTGTGCGTGAACGGTTTTTAGCAGCGTTTCCTCAAGCAACCATCCAATCAATAACGTATGATTTTCCACTGGTTGCAGATCAGTTTACCGATTTGATGACCATGACGCCACTGTCTTGGCAAGCACCGGCTGAACGGCGCCAGGTAATGTTAACCAATCCGCCAAAAAGTATTCATATTGAGGTTGATTTACTCACCGTTTCGAATCTTGTCAAGTAA
- a CDS encoding GTP pyrophosphokinase produces the protein MQRDWDSFLMPYEQAVGELKIKFRGMRKQFQQANEHTPIEFVTGRVKPVSSIIEKQSRRFISDELLEQDMQDIAGLRIMCQFVEDIYQVVDLLRQRTDMKIVEERDYVTNVKPSGYRSYHVVIEYPVQLIHGEKKILAEVQIRTMSMNFWATIEHSLNYKYNGEFPDTLKARLKRAAEASFMLDKEMSDIREEIQEAQHLFVYGKGQQPYSDTTDDSKPDDKKDE, from the coding sequence ATGCAAAGGGACTGGGACAGTTTCTTAATGCCATATGAACAAGCGGTCGGGGAATTGAAAATCAAATTTCGCGGGATGCGTAAACAATTTCAACAGGCAAACGAGCATACGCCCATTGAATTCGTGACGGGGCGGGTAAAACCGGTCAGTTCGATTATCGAAAAGCAAAGTCGGCGGTTTATCAGCGATGAGCTCCTGGAACAAGACATGCAAGACATTGCTGGCCTGCGCATTATGTGCCAATTTGTGGAAGATATTTACCAAGTGGTTGACTTGTTGCGGCAGCGAACCGACATGAAGATTGTGGAAGAACGCGACTATGTGACCAACGTCAAGCCCTCAGGATACCGCAGCTACCATGTGGTCATCGAATATCCCGTTCAATTGATTCATGGTGAAAAAAAGATTCTTGCGGAAGTCCAGATTCGAACCATGTCCATGAATTTCTGGGCAACGATCGAGCATAGTCTGAATTATAAATATAATGGCGAGTTTCCCGATACGTTAAAGGCGCGACTCAAACGCGCTGCTGAAGCTTCCTTTATGCTTGATAAAGAAATGTCGGATATTCGCGAAGAAATTCAGGAAGCACAACATTTATTTGTCTACGGTAAAGGCCAACAGCCGTATTCAGATACAACCGATGACTCAAAGCCTGATGATAAAAAGGATGAATAA